The genomic DNA ttgtaaaactcaaaaactatgaaaacaatgATTGATAAAATCTACCattgaatgtagttggaaaaacaaataaaatatttaaatattaataaaagaaattagcTTTTCAGGAAAAGCTTGACAGACATATTGAAGGAAagtgaaggaaaatgaaataagcagaagcCACAAGAACATAgtacataataacagcaatactATATCATAATCAGCTGtcaatgacttagctattctcagaaatacaatgatcagaAACAATTCCAAATGGCTTATGATAAAAATTGCAATCCATCTCGTCGGGGGGactaatggaatctgaatgcagatcaatgcatgatatttacaattttctttaaattaaattttttgtactattttctttcacaacatgataaacataaaaataagttttgaatGACTCTACACATAAGCTATACCAAATTACCTTCTTTTTCAATGAGGAGGAAGGCAGAAGTGAAGGCGGGAAATCTTGGATTTGAAATTTAAGGAAACAAAATCTTAATatagtttttatatataattggggacaattaaatatttaaagagtgaaaaagcattttgaaaaccttaaaactgTCTAAATTTCATTCAACCTACTTAGTCATTTTAACTTTCTCTACACCAAGAAGTGAagttggaagcattgatttttcAGTCAAACAAATGCTATGTTGGAACCTTGTTCTTTGGACAGTGAATGTCATAGAAGCCATACTCTACATTTGGAACTTTAAACATTCCTAAGAAACCtcacctattttattttattgaggtCTTGGTAGGTTATCATTAGGATTTGGAgatgaaattaaaacataaacataaaaggATGTAGTTTTGTGCATTTCCAAAAGTGACTAATTAATTGTTTTAAAGGAACCCCCCAATGACCATACTTTGTTCTACTCAACCTAATTGTGAAGGAGTGTATCTGGGGTCTCCCATGGGTATTTTCTGCTTTATCACAATAAATAACCAAATGGATAACATATCAAGCTGCTGGTCTTCAAAGTGGAAAAATTTTCATCTCTAAAAACAATGGGGTTAGGCCCTAATTGTAGCTGCATGGAAAATATGATTAGAAATTGTAGTGTAGTGGTTGGGTTTTAGAGAAACACTAAACAAACTAGCAGAGGAACAAGagttttattataataaatatatagtacATAAAATCCCCTCATTTCAAACTCTTTCAAGGGATGAACAAGAAAGGGATTCACacgaaagaaaagaaagacagaatttgaaagaTGATTCTCATTCATTTCTGCTAAATCtccaaaaatacatataaatttgtTAGAGCTAGCTTGGGAATTCAAAACCCAAGCATATCATGGAGCTAAAATCCTGAGATGTGAATTTCCTCAATGATTTTGTTATaatgaaaatcaaatataaaacagaaaatttaactAAGCCAAGAATCATAGATATATTATGTTCTGACTGtctaaaatataatttacatattttttatctcttctctcaAGCCATAATCTCAAATGTAGGACCATCTTCCTTTTGCTTCTATGTCAATCAGGAAAAAGTACTTAAGTTGAAAAAAGTTCAAAGTGGCCCAAGCACAAAGGTGGCACTTCTGAAAATAACCCCAATGAGAATATCTTCCTTTCATCTACTTTGCTCATACAATAGTTCCCTAAACCATCCATGACCTCCAATTTAGCCTATCTTGAAGTAAAATAATAGCGTTGATGTAGAGAAACTTTGCAAGCATGGGCTTCATTTTGCATAATCATTTCAGTcacatttgactctttgtgactccatttggagttttcttggtagatactggagtgatttgctatttacttctttaactcattttacagatgagtgacTTGTGTATGTCATACAGCTACaacatgtctgaggtcaaattggaactctggaaaatgagtcctgctgattccaagcccaaatttctatccactgtactacctagttatGCCAAGGGCATCAAAGGTAAGAAATATTGGCTATAATGAATGACAGTAGATTAAGAGCCCAAATCAGTTTATTCCAAAAGGCTTTGTTTCTACACAATGGAAAGCTAAATTAATATTTGATGGAAGATGATGGAAGATAAATTTGAGAGAAGGcgatttgacaaaagcaaaacaaacaaaaagaaagaagccaAAGGTTACTTCTgactagagttaaaaaaaataaaggaaaattgaagACTATTAGACAAGCTAAGTCAGAAGAGAAATACTACAAGGCATCTGAACCATCTTTATTGACTTCAATATcagatttactttttttcctaatcattcattcattaagtcaatccataagaatttattaagtatttatgttCTTTGGACAATGCTAAGCACTTGGATAAAGAAAAGGTCTCTCAGGGAGCTCATATCTTAATAGGACAGACAGTGTGCTAATAATATGGATATACAATATTTataacatgtaaatggaaagaaaccaGAGAAAAGATACCAAAAATATTGATACATACTTATACACTCAAAATTGCACTTTTATTTAAACAACAAAGCCAACATCAAAGCACTAAAGCTATCTTCAACTGTGATGGATATTAGTCATCCAGCATCATGGGGGCAGGGATATTAGACTAGAAGTCAAACCAGGTTCTTCTGGTAGTTCTGCAActatggataagtcacttaactgccgaATTTCCCATCATGTCACTGGGAAGGCTTTGATTAGTTTAGCTCCTTTTAATCTCTATATTTTAACGGCTCTCCCTGTTCATAATAACTCTTCATTCCTTCCAGAAAATTAAAGCCAGATCATAAAAAATGGTTTTCCTATCATGCATGTGATGAACTTAATAATTATAGAGACtaaggaaatgcaaaagaaaacaccTCTGTGGATTTAAGAAATTCCTTTCCCTGCACATTTACCTAAAGGAGGTATGGTCATTTTGATTTTGTGATCTTAATTCTTCTTGTTTGGAATGTACATGATGTAATAATGCTAACTTTTATACTGTTCTTTAAATGTTAGTTCATTTTATAATCAAAACAAACTGGGAGAAAGGAATTATTGTTATttccatattatagatgaggaaactgaggcaaataacaTTTTAGTGATTATGGTTTGAATTGAGTTCTGATTCTGTTCTAACATGCCATGCACAGCATCGCCTGGAATTATAATTTGAGTCAGATACTATTATatgataaaaatcatttctttgaaGGCAGAGTATTATCTGTAAAGAGGCATTGAGTAGTGTTGGTAAGCCATTCAGAAGACATTAGCTCCTTGATTCTGGGAAAATAAAGTATTCTCTATaaactccaatttcttttttttaatttaatttaattttatttatttaaagcaatggggttaagtgacttgcccaaggtgacacagttaggtaattattaagtatctgaggtcagatttgaactcaggtactcctgactccatgggtgatacactatccactgtaccacctagctgcccctaaactccAACTTCTTAACAGTTTCAaatagggaggggagagaatggTGCCTTCCTAGTTCTCGTTTAATCCTAACAATGCTGCGAgataagttctattattattcccactgtacaagtgaggaaactgaggcagagtttaagTACTTCATGTAgggcaaatatttattaaatgttaaagTTCAAATTTACACTCAGATCTACCTAACTCAAACTTCATGAATCAATTCACTGGTGGGTCAGCTGGCTGCCAATTGCACTCTTTCAAAGTTTGCTGTAGTCAGTGAATTCTGGGAATGAGTCTCACCAATACCTGGGCTGATCCCCAGATGACAGATAAATAGTTATAGTAATATTTCCTATTCAATATccaaatattaaattaaagaaatattttaaaaatgaatttatcacCAATCAAATATTATAAGCACACAATTTAATGTAAAAGCTAAATAACTAGACTGAAATTGAAGATAAggttatattcatttttctcttttttgctttagATAAACTTCTTTGTTTATATGTATTATCCCTTCAATTAGAAAGCAATCTCCCTGAAGGCAGGAACAAGTTTGGATTTTACCTTTTTATCCTTAGTGCATTGCATATAGAGTGTTTAAAACTGTTTATTGCATTAAATCAGATTTGATTTATTAAATTTACATTAAGCAAATGATTTTCATGTATTTGAAAACATCCTATCAGGAGATAAAAGAATGCATTCAATGAATTGTAATCGTATTTGGAATTTGATGTCATAGAATAAGCCTTTATGCTCTAATTTCATAACATGGCCCTTTACATACTCTATACATTATGATAAGAGGTTATTGATTATTATATACCTGATcctagggactgtcttttgtatttctttgtggCCTAAATGTTTAGTTCAATATTTGGTACATcataagtgctcaataaatgctttgcTGATCCCTATGTTATATCCTTGATCACATCCTGTATCTTCCTATCTTCAGACTTTTATTCATTCTAACTCCAATGTATGGAATATTTTCATCCTATATACCTTTTTGTGCCCCTGTGCAGAGAAGAATTCCTATGTTGAATTTCTCAAGTCATCCATTTATCCATTCTGAATCTCAATAATTGTCCAACTATAGGAATTATTTGAGTACTTAAAGATCTCTCTTCaattataagattttatttttaaaaaacctcattttctaattatatacaaagacagttttcttcattcatccttttgaaaacttttaaatatgtcattttcctaccatcttcccttccctatcTCCTCCTTTTGGtagcaaatattttatatatgttatatatgtacactagtgtttaacatatttccatattagttgtgttctgaaagaagaattagaactaaaggaggAAAACcataagagacaagaaaaatataaaagaagttttataaagtgaacatagtatgctttgctctccattcaaaatccataatttttctctggatgtagatgacatGTCCCTTAACAGGTCTCTGAGGATTGTCCTtaatcattgaactgctgagagtaatTGCTTCCATCAGAGTTAttgatctcacaatgttgctgttgatgtgaaCAAGGTTCTGGTTCTGCACACTTCATtgaacatcagttcatgcaagtctttccaggtttttttgaggTCAAGTAACTCATGTTTTCTTATTTCAATAGTACTCCATaagattcatataccataacttgttcagccattctcaatTGTTGAGCATTATAAggaatatttcacaaaatttcacaaatatatatatatgtatatatatatatatatatatatatatatatatatatatatatatatattaggtagAGTTAGTGTTACaatgtctttttccttccttatcccttttaattagatctatttctGCTTTGGTTGTATTAGAAATCCGGATTGctgcttccttttttaaatttaactgaacaataatatattctgctccagtctttttacctttaccctgtgtgtatctttctgcttcatatagttttcttgtaaacaaccaattaaaagtttttttgaggCAAAGACTGAATTGTAATAAGCCAGCGCACTCCTGTACCTAGCCTTagcataatatatataattagggAAAGTTGAAAGTACACTGAACCAAAAGAGTCTTTCTGTTTTATAGGTTCCATAATAAGATGttgaaaatgagaaatgagacaAATGTTGAAGAATTCATCTTAGAGGGATTTCCAGCTGTCCAGCACCTGGGGAAAGTCCTCTTTGTTGTCCTTCTGCTGCTATATCTTCTGTCAGTCATAGGTAATATACTCATTGTCATGATTGTGTGGATGGACCATCGTCTCCAAATACCAATGTATCTTTTCCTCAGTGGTTTCTCTTTCCTGGAATGCTGTTTTACAACAAGTGTTATTCCCAAATTGCTGGCAATCTTTCTTTCAGGTATGCAAACCATTTCCTTTGCTGCTTGCTTCACTCAAgtctttgtctttatttctcttggaATCACAGACTTCTTTCTTATAGCTGTGATGTCAATTGACCGATACATGGCAATTTGCAACCCTCTGCATTACCCTAGTATCATGACAATGAAGGTCTGCTTCTTTCTTATCTTGTACTGTTGCAGTATGGGGATCATAATAACAACAGGTCTGATGGTAAAAGTGTCTCAACTATCCTTCTGTGACTCAAATATCATCAAACATTTCTTATGTGATCTTGGTCCTCTGACAAAACTCTCATGCTCAGACACAAGTGCTGTTGAATCATTGGCTTTTGTTCTTGCTTTGGTCATCATTCTGTCCTCTCTTACTGTCACAATCATTTGTTATATCAATATTACAATCACAATTATGCATCTCCCATCAGCTAAGGAACGCCAGAAAGCTTTTTCCACCTGTTCCCCTCACCTCATTGTCCTCTCTCTAATGTATGGTAGctgcatttttatatatatataaaacccaaTCAAACCAACAGATTAGACACCAACAGGGAGGCAGCTCTCATGAACACTGTAATTACACCTGTATTGAAccccttcatttatattttacgAAATAAGCAGTTCAAACTAGCTTTTAGAGATACTGTTTACAAGATGAAATTGTTGAGATAGTCAGAACTTTAACATTGGAAGGTCATCTATTTCAGTTAATCATAAatacatttcattaaaatttcaaataataggAAATTCATTTCCTCATTAGATAGTCTACTGCTACTCAgttctaataagataaaattatcttaattttgcagcaagtatttttgataaaggccttatttctcagATAaatagaaactgagtcaaatttataagaatgtagttcattccccaatcgataaatgatcaaaagttagaaaaaggcagttttcagatgaaaaatcaatgctatctctagtcatatgaaagagttctctaactcatttttgattagataaatgcaaattaaaataactctgagataacACCTCACATTTAtgagacaaaaaaacaaataacaaaatgagATTGTTGGCGAGTATGTGGGAAAATGGGACACATTTATcattggtggaactatgaattgataaattctgaagaataatttgaaactcTGCTGAAATGGCAACCaaactgtgaataccctttgatccagaaataccactactaggtttatataccaaagagatcataaaaagggtgaaaaaatcctaaatgtgtaaaaatatttatagcagctctttttaaggtagctaaatattggaaattgaggggatgatcaTGAActaaggaatgactgaataatctgtggtatatgaatgcaatggaatataattatacaataagaaatgatgagcaggcagattaaGGATAACCTTTAAAGACCGGTATGACCtgaagcaaaatgaaatgaacagaaccaggagaaggttgtacacagtatcagcaaaattgtgtgaagatcaactatgaatggcttagctcttctcagaattaCAATGATCCATGATAGTTACATAAgtctcatgatggaaaatgctattcatattCAGTTAAATTGGTGAactctaaatgcagatcaaagcacactttttcatttacttttttgtgtattttttttttccttttgatggatttcttctttctgtgactaatgtggaaatgttttacatactttgactgatatggaaatgttttacataattgaacatatataatctttatcaaaCCACTTAAATTTTTGGAAGAGGATAggcaaaggagagagggaaaaaatcatggaactcaaaaatctggTAAAAATAAGTGTTGCATAGATCAAAATCAATATAAGCGGgcaaaacagaaaggaaaatcagAGGTGGCATATACAGTAAAATAATGAGGGAAACATAAATATAGTCCTATTCAGATGTTGTTCTATTCCATTGAATTTTGCTTTAGTTTGAAGTTTCACTTAGAAAGACATAAACTGTAAATTATTAGTGACTATTTAAATGTTTATGTTaatattttgagaattatttatttggaataaagtatttattaattaaaaataaataataaaaattttctgcACATATAATTTGTGGAAAACACtattaaaataagataaatgtacatcatattaaattgaaatttcaATAACATATTTTAGGCTGGAATAAACCCTGGTTCAACTGTCATTTTATAGTGAAACTAAcattaattcaattaatattaTTAAGATTTAGATGGGGCGGGTAGGTGGCGTAgtggcactggccttggagtcaggaatacttgggttcaaatccggtctcagacacttaataattacctagctgtgtgtggccttgggcaagccacttttgtggcttttgtcttgcaaaaacctaaaaaaagaaaaagatttagagAGTGCATTAATGTTTATACTCTATGaagaggcaattttcaaatgaagaaataaaagctgtcAATAGTTATATGAGAAATATTCTAAACTAGACTATCCCATTTGAGTCTTATAGTAACTCCAGGATTGGTATAATGcatatgattatccccatttttgtagataaggaaactgaggaagagacaGATTTAGTGACTTGTTTAGATTAGCTAGTAAGGGGCAGGGACAGGCTTTGAATCCAACTATTCCTGATGCCATAATCAATCCTCCATTTACCACCATACTCACTAAGTATAGATAATCTAGTTTGAACTTCTTGTTTAAAGTAGAGGTTGCTTAGTATTTGCTATCAACTGGGGAAGTGAATAATGGCACATATGGTTAATGGACATCCTGGAAgcattctttgggcatagttttaaAGATCAAGCTTTGAGAAAATCTTTAGAAGtacagatccaaaagaaagtatTGTGAGACTAGACAGAGAGACTTTGATTAATTATTTCTCATTCAGAGAAGACCTGAAAGACTGCATTTTCTCTGAAACCACATAGTCCTCCTCTTATAATGTGGTTCTACTAAATAGGTTTGTTCAAAAGTTTAATCATAAATGAATAGCAAACCATCcccacaaaggaaaaagaaaacaataactcTAAAACATCCCACCATGTATGATGTACTTGGAAGGGtaataaaaagaatgatataGGCTGAGGTTGAAAAAAAAGCATCATCACACTTTAGCATCATGATTATCTAGTCTAATGGGTAGTTCAGTTTAGTTCGGatttagaaataatttggaaataatctTATGTGGAACTTCCATCTAAGTTTGCTCTTTAGAACCATGCCAAGCATTTTTACCTATTGGATAACCAGAAAAAGAGGCGACaagaatggaatggaaagaatgctggatctTGAGACAGAAACTGATTTTAAATCCTGTTCTATTAATTACTACaaatgtgatcttgagcaagtcattaacctctctGGTCACAGTCTCATTCTCTTTTAAATCATATAATTAATCAATACACATTTTAAGGCTCTTACTATGTGTTACAAATTGTGTTAAGCATCAGGGAtacaaaagaagatgaaaaattacccctgccctcagggagcttacaatctaatggagatgacaaaatgaatacaaatatatacaaatcaagATACATAATGATAAATATACTAACAGATGGAAAGCATTGGAGATATGAAGAATTAAGGAAGACTTCCTGTTGATGGTCAGACTTTAGTTGGAAGTTAAAAGAAGCCAGGTTGgagtagaggagagagagaaatgctgACTTGGGAGACAACCGAGGAAAATGTATTGAGTTGAGAGATGGAGTATTTTGTTCCTTGAACAGTCAAGAAGTCAGTCAGTGGGTTAAAGAGCCCATGTTGAGAAGTAAGAtgtaaaaagattggaaaggtaaaTGGGAGCTAGGATatgaacaggttttttttttgggtgggggtgttgcaaggcaaatggggttaagtggcttgcccaaggccacacagctaggtaattattaagtgtctgaggttggatttgaactcaggtactcctgactcaaaggccagtgctttatccactacaccacctagccaccccgaatatgaacagttttaaatgCCATACATAGCATTATGTATTTTCTCTTGGAAGCAATGGGAAGCTACTGCAGTTTATTGAcatgggtgtgtatgtgtgtgtgtgacatgatTGGACctattttggggggaaatggaTTTGTGCCTGAATGGAGGTTATATCAGAGTGGGAGGAGATTTGAGACAGAAAGTTCCATTACCCCACTATTGGCAGAATCAAGGTTTGAAGTGATGAGAATCTGCACAAGTGTGTTGGCATTGTaagtggagagaagggggcatgTTTGAGAGAGAGACAAATTAATTTAcctcaaaattttgaaataattgtaAATGTAGTACCAGTGAAATGAAAATAACCATACcctccatatttttttttgttttcagctTAACTATTGCTGGGAACTTTCTTCATATTATAAATTTTAGATCATAGATCATGCTCATATGTCAACTTTAACCCATTTCTAAACATTGTACTCCAGAAGTAGATTAAAAAGAGTTTACAGTGTAACTATCACTGTTCTGAATATAGTTTGCATTGTACAGTTGAACTAtctccattctctctcctttacttgcCTGTTTCACTCTACTCTTTTCTGTTCTACTCTGCCCTATACTGTTGACTCATATTTAATAAACTAAAAACCATTTGCAAACTCTAGTCTGCTAGACAAATCAACTTCACACCATAATTATGAAGCCTTTTGGATCTAAAATTTGTCACCCTGTTTATAGTCATCTTATCACTTGTGGCTCCAGAAAGATATTGCCCTGATACctgttcatttttgaagatgatcTTGGGTTCTTAAAGACTGTGACAGCCATGAATTACTTTCTAAGATCTTACAAAGATAGAAGAAATTCAGGTATGGGCCTGGTCAAATTTTGGAATCTGCTGTCCGAGATCTAGCTTTATTTATTTGGAAGAAATGCATTACCAGATGGCTAGTCATGAGGCGAAGACTTTGCATTTGAATATGATAATGATGGAATAAAAATATGAGATatcccagggtggctaggtagtgtagtgggtagagcaccggtcctggagtcaagagtacctgagttcaaatctggcctcaaacactaaataattacctagcagtgtgaccttgggcaagccacttaaccccattgccttgcaaaaacaaaaacaaaagaatgagcTATCCCACACTGAGAAAACAATAGGCCTTTGGAAATATTGAAGTAgttttagttcattttactgaCTGTCTCAAATTCAATgtaaattaaagaatatttagAGCATGGAATGTTGtaggatatatatgtgtatatgttaacAAGTATGTTTAGAGGAAGGTGCATAAGCAATTAACAATTATGTTCATCTCAACACATTGTAAGCTCTGCAGAAGATCTGTGCCATATGTTATATTCTAGTCTAGACTGCTCTGTTTAGTTATGTTCTCATCTAGTTCAGTTGTGTAGCTATGTTCTAGTCTACTTTGTCCTCAACTAGTCTATTCTACTCTCTATAGCTTTAATCTAATCTGGTCTGCTCTATTCAGCTATTATCCAGTGTAATTTACTCTGATAGGCATGCACTATTCTATTCTGCACTGTATTGCTACGTTCTAGGTTAGTCTACTCTGCTCTGCTCAGCTATATTCTAGTCAAAGCAGATTTGTTTTACTCAGTCATGTTCTAGGCTAGTCTACTctgattttttatcttttcaactAGATACTCTTCTCCAAATAAGGATTTCTCATCCTTGTTTTATGTCATTGATTACATTTGTAATATTTGGTGACACCTAGGAAACCCATCACAGAACCCATTAAGTTTACAAAATAAACTGCActggatgaaaaagaaaatcaattatattaaaagttatcaaaatattaaaaacaaaacaagtacaGAAACCCAAGGTTTAAGGATTCCTCTAGAATTATAGAAAGCTCTGTCTCTTTTTTAGACTTCAttttagtaataaaaatattttgtgatccTCCATTCTCAACCCCCTGTTGATCTCAGATAATGCCATTGGATGGAATTATACCATGGATCCACATACCACCATCAGAGCCATTCTTATAGTTTGAATGAAAGTATGGGAATTTTCAGGAAAAGACTATTGAAAACAAAGGCAATATTATTTAGGGTGGTCCGATAATGCTTTGGGAGGAAAATTGCAGCCAAGAATgtagaagcaagatttgaacctcaAAAACACTGAATAAAAACTTAAGAGAATTTGTGGGTATATCACTGTGGTATCTGAAGCAAATCACAATCCTTTCCATTTTAGTAGATTGGCTAATGTAATACTGTGACCAAAGAGTTTCACAACTTTATGGAAAATCTTGACAACTCTATGGACACTTGACTAGgctagttcttttttttgtttttttaaggcttttgcaaggcaatggggttaagtggcttgcccaaggccggctaggtaattattaaatgtctgagaccggatttgaacccaggtactcctgactccaggaccggtgctttatccactgggccacctagcctcccctaggcTAGTTCTTGAAAGTAAGATCCATATTGaaatcttttccagttttatagAATCAAGCAAATATTGTGCATCAAAGTTCagtctttgaggaaaaaaaggtCAATTTCATTGCATGACAAGATACCAGTGTAAGACAGTGGTGAGATGGTGAAACCAAATCCTAGGGGAAATAAGCATATTTGTATAACATAGAATAAGGAAGAGAGGTTTTCCTCTCTCTGGGAGCCTAGATATAGAACAATGTGAATGTTACATCTTAAAAGCAATAGTAAAGGAGTCAAAATTTAGGGTAATTTGGAGGTGACTGCTCAAGGTTAGTTTGAGGATAACATGGctttaccaaaagaaaaaaagtcacttttttaATAGATAAGCAAAGTGTATATAAGAATCTCTACTTTTCGATGATGGAGGACATTTGAAATGTGATCTTAGTATATATCACATCCCTAAGGAGATACCTTTCAAAAAGAGAAGGCACCTTGGGATACCAAAGATCAGAATTTAACCCAATGAATTTAGTGTCAAAGAAAGGATAATCAGGTTTCTCATTAACTCCTCTCTATTATTTTCAGGACTCTTTCTTACATTATTATTCACTATTATTTACTGTTATTATTCACtaattttcactattttatttcACTGTTTCCAACCCAGGAGGAACTTACCTGGCAaacttgaataaatcacttatcCTCACTGgacttgtttcctcatttataaaataggttTGGATTAAATATGTAAggttatttccagttctttattttatggaaatatttattttattaactccACATCtatgcttaaatattttttaattggaaacaatgaaaagaattctCCCAGTTAGGCAGAATGGCAACAGAACCAAGCAAGCAGAAAAATTgtccaaaaaaaggaaactatttgGACACTAAAAATAGTACAAAACCCCAGAAAATCTAGAAACCAATTGAGGGAAAATATGGGAGTGAAATGATTTCTGTAtaactgaaaaagagaaaataataattctatacGGAAATTTCATAATATGATTTCCCAGAGGTACTAAAAACAGACATGGATTATAAGCATTGCCATCACTCACTACAAGTTTAAAATGAATTCCACAAATCTAGATAGtaagaaacatttcttttaattttaactgAGAAGATTATGTAGTCTCATTTATCCTCCTCCTCAAAAAATTCCTTTCAATCCCATCTTCACTAACC from Macrotis lagotis isolate mMagLag1 chromosome 4, bilby.v1.9.chrom.fasta, whole genome shotgun sequence includes the following:
- the LOC141523084 gene encoding LOW QUALITY PROTEIN: olfactory receptor 6C2-like (The sequence of the model RefSeq protein was modified relative to this genomic sequence to represent the inferred CDS: deleted 2 bases in 1 codon), with the translated sequence MLKMRNETNVEEFILEGFPAVQHLGKVLFVVLLLLYLLSVIGNILIVMIVWMDHRLQIPMYLFLSGFSFLECCFTTSVIPKLLAIFLSGMQTISFAACFTQVFVFISLGITDFFLIAVMSIDRYMAICNPLHYPSIMTMKVCFFLILYCCSMGIIITTGLMVKVSQLSFCDSNIIKHFLCDLGPLTKLSCSDTSAVESLAFVLALVIILSSLTVTIICYINITITIMHLPSAKERQKAFSTCSPHLIVLSLMYGSCIFIYIKPNQTNRLDTNREAALMNTVITPVLNPFIYILRNKQFKLAFRDTVYKMKLLR